CGTTCGCCCCATCGCGACGCCGGCCGTTGCGAAGGTTGCGGCTAGAAGAATCAACAGCAACGCCAACACCCAGCAGAACAACACGAACGTCGCGAAACGTCGCAGCCAGACCGAGTTGCTCGTCGCGTACTGATTGGCTGGGTGCCACTTGCCGCATTCGGGGCAGCGGACGGTGACGAAGCCGAGTCGCTCGTCGACCTGCGTCCGCTGGCCGTGCAGGTTGTAGCCGCAGGAGCAGAAGACGTCGGTTTCGACGACCGCGAGCTTCTCCGTCGCGTGGAGCGGGCGGGCTTCGTCCAGCACGTCTGCCGTCATGCAGGCGATCGTGCCACGGCAGCCGCACGATGCAAGCTCACTCGACTTCGATCTGATCGCGCAGCTGTCGCTTCAGCACCTTGCCCGTCGGCGAGCGGGGAAGTTCTTCCACGAAGCGGACATCCTTGGGAATCTTGAACCCGGCCAGGCCGTTGTCGCGGCAGAAGTCCTTGATCGCCTGGGCCTCGAGCGTCTGCCCTTCCTCGGCGAGGACGAAGGCAACGACGGCCTCGCCGCGGGTCTTGTCGGGCTTTCCGACGACGGCCACCTCGGCCACGCCGGGCATGGTGGCGAGCAGCTCCTCGATCTCGCGCGGATAAACGTTCTCGCCGCCGACGATGAGCATGTCCTTCTTGCGGCCGGTGACGAAAAGGTAGCCGTCGCCGTCGAGGTGGCCAAGGTCGCCGGTGCGGAAGTAGCCGTCGTTGGTCTTGGCCTTGACCGTGTCGTCCGGCAGGCCGCGATACTCGCTGAAGACCATCGGGCCCTTGATCTGGATCTCGCCGGTCGTTTCGGCATCGAGCGGCTGCTCCTCCTCGCCGACGATGCGGATGTCGACGTTGCCCAGGCTTCGTCCGACGGAGCCCTGCTTGTGGATGTGCGGCATGTTCACCGTCACCGGCCCGCAGGTCTCCGTCAGGCCGTAACCCTCCATGATCTCGATGTCGAACTTCCGCTTGAACGCCTCGCGCACGCTGCCCGGCAGAGGTTCGCCGCCGCTGATGGCCGCGTACATGTTGGCAAAGTCGGCAGGCCCGGCGTCTTTCACGCGGGCAATCGCCGCATACATGCTCGGCACGGCCGCCATGACCGTCACGTCGTGCTCGCGGACCTTCTGCACGGTGGTCGCCGGGTTGAACCGAGCGGTGTAGACCATCTTCGCGCCCAGGTAGACCGGCGCGAGCATCGTCGCCAGCAGCCCCGTCGAGTGGAAAAGCGGAACGATGCCGAGGAAAACGTGGTTGTCGCCGTCGCGATCGAGCCGCGAGTGCGTGATGCAGGCGGTCGCGTCGCTGTCGAGGTTGTTGTGCGTGAGCGGGACGCCCTTGGGCAGACCGCTGGTGCCGCTGGTGTAGAGCAACGCCGCGACCTCGCCAGCCGAGCGGTTCCAGGTCGGCAGCGGTCGCAGCTGCGCGAGGATGCTGGCGAGCGTCGGCTTGAGCTTGAGCAGGTCGATGATGCTGACGCGGTTCTCGTCCGCCGCCTTCTGCATGGCTTTACCCGCGTCGAGCTTTTCGAGCATCAGGCCGACCGTCAGGACGAGGTCGCACCCGCTGTCGTCCAAGACGTGGCGAGCTTCCTTCTCGCCGAGCAGGAAGTTGATCGGTACGGCAGTCTTACCGGCGAGCAGAATCGCGTAGAAGACCGTGACAAACCCGCCACCGGCGGGGAGGAGGATCGCAACGTGATCCTGCTTCGTGCGCGATCGAATGACCTTCGCCAGCCGCTGAGCCTTTTTCAGCAGCTCGCTCCACGTGACCGCACCACGATCATCGGTGATGGCCGTGACGTCAGGCCGGGCAGCAGCGTGCTCGATGAGCGGACGAAGGAGCATGCGGACAGCCTAGACGCCGCTGCACACGCCTCACAAGCCCTGAACGAATGCCGAAAGGCGGTCCAGGCCCTTGTCGATCTGCTCCATCGACGTGGCGAAGCTGAGCCGGACGTGCGTGTCGAAGCCGGAGTCGTTGCCCGGGACGACGGCGACGTGTTGCTCTTCCAGCAGCTTCGCCGCGTAGCCGACGGCATCATCGACGCCGGCCTTGGCGAAGTGGGCACTGACGTCGGGAAAGCAGTAGAACGCCCCGCGCGGCTGAATGCAGTCGATGCCGTCGATCGCCGAAAGTCGCTCGTGCATGTGTCGGCCACGCTTCTCGAACTCGACGCGCATCGCCTCGACGGCCTCGGCTCCGCGCGGGTCGGTCAACGCGAGCGCGGCCGCGGGTTGGCAGAAGCTGGTGACATGGCTGTTGATCTGGCCCTGCAGCTTGTTCATCGCCTTGATGACGTGCTCGGGCCCGCCGGCGTAGCCGAGCCGCCAGCCGGTCATGGCGAAGCTCTTGCTGTGGCAGTTGAAGGTGATCGTGCGGGCCGGCAGGTCCGGATGGAGCGACGCGATGCTGGCGGTCTTCTGGCCGTCGTAGAGCAGGTGCTCGTAGATCTCGTCGGAGAAGACGACCACGTGCGGGTGCTTGGCCAGCACGTCGGCCAGGTCCTGCAGCTCGGCGGGCGTGTAGCAGTTACCGGCCGGGTTGCTGGGGCTGTTGAGGATGAAGAGCCGGGTCCTGGGCGTGATGGCCGCGTCGAGTTGGTCGGGCGTGATCTTGAAGTCGTTGGCCTGCTCGCCCTTCACGAACGTCGGCACGCCGCCGCAGATCTTGGCCTGCTCGGGATAACTGACCCAGTACGGCGTTGGGATGAGCACCTCGTCGCCATCGTTGAGCAGCGCAAGGAAGGCGAAATAGAGCACGCCCTTGCCACCCGGGCCGATGCTGATCTGGTCGGGCGTGAAGGTGAGGCCATTGTCGCGCTGGAACTTTGCGACGACGGCCTGCTTGAGTTCGGGAATCGACGGGTTGGGCGTGTACTTGGTCATGCCCGCGTCGATCGACGCCTTGGCCTGATCCTTGATGAAGGCCGGCGTGTCGAAGTCGGGCTCGCCCGCACCGAAGCTGACGACGTCGACGCCCTGGGCCTTGAGCGCCTTGGCCTTGGACGTGACGGCCATCGTAATCGAAGGCGAGACGCGGCTGGCTCTGTCGGAAAGGGGCAAGTCGGGCATGGCTCGGCCAGCGTACGCCGGCTTGTGGCACCATCCGGGCACGGGTAACTTCAACGGGTGTCGAAACACCTCGCGTCGCTGCTCGTCGTGCTCTGTGTCGCTGCCGGCTGCTCCAAGCCGAAGCCGACGCCGATGCTGGCGGAGATTTACAACCCGGAGCTGCAGAAGCCGCGCGTCGAGGAGCGGCCCGTC
The nucleotide sequence above comes from Planctomycetota bacterium. Encoded proteins:
- a CDS encoding AMP-binding protein, with translation MLLRPLIEHAAARPDVTAITDDRGAVTWSELLKKAQRLAKVIRSRTKQDHVAILLPAGGGFVTVFYAILLAGKTAVPINFLLGEKEARHVLDDSGCDLVLTVGLMLEKLDAGKAMQKAADENRVSIIDLLKLKPTLASILAQLRPLPTWNRSAGEVAALLYTSGTSGLPKGVPLTHNNLDSDATACITHSRLDRDGDNHVFLGIVPLFHSTGLLATMLAPVYLGAKMVYTARFNPATTVQKVREHDVTVMAAVPSMYAAIARVKDAGPADFANMYAAISGGEPLPGSVREAFKRKFDIEIMEGYGLTETCGPVTVNMPHIHKQGSVGRSLGNVDIRIVGEEEQPLDAETTGEIQIKGPMVFSEYRGLPDDTVKAKTNDGYFRTGDLGHLDGDGYLFVTGRKKDMLIVGGENVYPREIEELLATMPGVAEVAVVGKPDKTRGEAVVAFVLAEEGQTLEAQAIKDFCRDNGLAGFKIPKDVRFVEELPRSPTGKVLKRQLRDQIEVE
- a CDS encoding pyridoxal phosphate-dependent aminotransferase — its product is MPDLPLSDRASRVSPSITMAVTSKAKALKAQGVDVVSFGAGEPDFDTPAFIKDQAKASIDAGMTKYTPNPSIPELKQAVVAKFQRDNGLTFTPDQISIGPGGKGVLYFAFLALLNDGDEVLIPTPYWVSYPEQAKICGGVPTFVKGEQANDFKITPDQLDAAITPRTRLFILNSPSNPAGNCYTPAELQDLADVLAKHPHVVVFSDEIYEHLLYDGQKTASIASLHPDLPARTITFNCHSKSFAMTGWRLGYAGGPEHVIKAMNKLQGQINSHVTSFCQPAAALALTDPRGAEAVEAMRVEFEKRGRHMHERLSAIDGIDCIQPRGAFYCFPDVSAHFAKAGVDDAVGYAAKLLEEQHVAVVPGNDSGFDTHVRLSFATSMEQIDKGLDRLSAFVQGL